A single region of the Pseudomonadota bacterium genome encodes:
- a CDS encoding uracil-DNA glycosylase, which yields MLTKSQKLDMIAEKIKKCQKCPDLLCRTNTVPGCGDPDAKIVCLGEAPGKDEDQQGIPFVGKAGKLLNNMLSACGIIRESVFVLNILKCRPPANRTPTPEESKNCKNFLDLQLKVIAPQYILCLGACAAQNLLGEDTPISQMRGKWYNYNGIKVLCTFHPAYLLRQPDRKKDAWADLQMLIQDV from the coding sequence ATGCTTACAAAATCACAAAAATTAGACATGATTGCTGAAAAGATCAAGAAGTGCCAGAAGTGTCCAGACCTTCTGTGCAGAACCAACACCGTGCCTGGGTGCGGTGATCCTGATGCTAAAATCGTTTGCTTGGGTGAGGCACCCGGCAAAGATGAAGACCAGCAAGGAATTCCCTTTGTTGGCAAAGCTGGCAAATTACTCAACAATATGTTGAGTGCTTGTGGCATAATCCGAGAAAGTGTTTTTGTTTTAAATATTTTGAAATGTCGCCCACCCGCAAATCGTACCCCCACGCCAGAGGAATCTAAAAATTGCAAAAATTTCCTTGATTTGCAATTAAAAGTCATTGCTCCCCAATACATTCTTTGTTTGGGAGCCTGTGCTGCTCAAAATCTTTTGGGGGAAGACACTCCAATAAGCCAAATGAGGGGCAAGTGGTATAACTACAATGGTATAAAGGTCTTGTGTACCTTCCATCCTGCCTATCTTCTCAGGCAGCCTGACCGAAAAAAGGATGCCTGGGCGGATTTGCAAATGTTGATACAGGATGTGTAG
- a CDS encoding FkbM family methyltransferase, giving the protein MDNLIEYQDFLKGYKVPNAGGAGLWIGGNFKRNQNSITIAILRPGDVCIDVGANIGFYTLMMSKAVGRSGLVYAFEPVPETFNYLQQVVQTTHSTNIETFQMAMSNKVGVGKLIYNGIGDLCACVAGEGYYAPNLNRAPQGQVNLTTLDVFVKKRKFSRLDFIKTDCQGADLQVLEAGKKTINEFRPKIICEAINLDRIQSTHNFFESINYYSVCVESGDTAGVITEHIMGVPNSNKVFL; this is encoded by the coding sequence ATGGATAATTTGATAGAATACCAAGATTTTTTAAAGGGATATAAAGTACCAAATGCAGGAGGGGCTGGACTATGGATTGGTGGGAATTTTAAGAGAAATCAAAATTCAATCACTATTGCAATCCTACGACCAGGAGATGTCTGCATAGATGTTGGAGCAAACATTGGATTTTATACACTTATGATGTCAAAAGCAGTGGGTCGGAGCGGTCTAGTATATGCTTTTGAACCCGTTCCTGAAACTTTTAATTACCTTCAGCAAGTTGTGCAAACTACTCACTCAACAAACATAGAAACTTTTCAAATGGCAATGAGCAATAAAGTGGGTGTTGGCAAATTAATATATAACGGAATTGGTGATTTGTGTGCGTGTGTGGCTGGCGAAGGATATTATGCTCCAAATTTAAATCGTGCTCCACAAGGACAAGTTAACCTAACAACATTGGATGTGTTTGTGAAAAAAAGAAAATTTTCACGATTAGATTTTATCAAAACAGATTGTCAAGGAGCGGACTTGCAAGTTTTAGAGGCGGGAAAGAAAACAATTAATGAATTTAGACCTAAGATAATTTGCGAAGCAATAAACCTTGATAGAATTCAATCAACACACAATTTCTTTGAAAGCATTAATTATTATTCTGTTTGCGTAGAATCAGGCGATACTGCGGGCGTGATAACAGAACATATCATGGGTGTTCCTAATTCAAATAAAGTTTTTTTATAA
- a CDS encoding ATP-binding protein — protein MKGPIYLVTLTKETRKKPNPQRIKAEVDELIGLGLGTKTRKRDWSTQIHDSTCVKELGTYTIVRKVAFQRVRGQRRSEASQWTIVYNKLAKACHTSGRRWSITSPHAPKEAPPAVHIHVKDDVKDYAPINLDMGKHFSHIFDRERQIRRIMAALRLAQQTNMQKRLHCVLFGEPGCGKSEIIAALGKMLGEERKHYIQFDATSTTQAGAINIFLSSPNIPPVLLVEEIEKTHQNDQRWMLGLLDQRAEIRQVNFRVGNRAKNVKVLCIATCNDLQLFKSVMSGALASRFTHKIMCPRPTREILQKILTREVSHIPGGKTAWITPALDFADELHITDPREVISICLSGQDDLLTKQYQSDYRATTEQ, from the coding sequence ATGAAAGGTCCAATCTACCTAGTTACCCTGACCAAGGAAACTCGCAAAAAGCCTAATCCCCAAAGGATCAAGGCAGAGGTTGATGAGCTTATAGGATTGGGATTAGGCACCAAAACCCGCAAAAGGGATTGGTCCACCCAAATCCATGATTCTACTTGTGTTAAAGAACTGGGCACCTATACCATTGTTCGCAAGGTGGCATTCCAACGAGTGCGAGGACAAAGAAGAAGCGAAGCATCCCAATGGACTATCGTCTATAATAAATTGGCGAAAGCTTGTCATACTTCTGGTCGCAGGTGGTCTATTACGTCGCCACACGCTCCAAAAGAAGCCCCGCCAGCAGTTCATATTCATGTCAAAGATGATGTGAAGGATTACGCTCCCATTAATTTGGATATGGGAAAGCACTTTAGCCACATTTTTGATCGAGAGCGGCAAATCCGTCGAATCATGGCAGCATTGCGACTGGCTCAGCAAACCAACATGCAAAAACGATTGCATTGTGTGTTATTTGGCGAACCAGGATGCGGCAAAAGCGAAATTATTGCTGCTCTTGGCAAAATGTTGGGAGAAGAAAGAAAGCATTATATTCAGTTTGATGCAACCTCTACTACGCAGGCGGGGGCAATCAATATCTTTTTAAGTTCACCCAATATTCCCCCGGTTTTGTTGGTGGAGGAAATCGAGAAAACCCACCAAAACGATCAACGTTGGATGTTGGGACTGCTTGACCAAAGAGCCGAAATTCGCCAAGTCAATTTTAGAGTTGGCAATCGTGCTAAAAATGTGAAGGTTTTGTGCATCGCCACCTGCAATGATTTGCAATTGTTTAAATCCGTTATGAGCGGTGCTTTAGCATCCAGGTTTACGCACAAGATTATGTGTCCACGTCCCACACGAGAGATATTGCAAAAAATTCTTACAAGGGAAGTGTCTCACATTCCGGGGGGCAAAACAGCGTGGATTACTCCCGCCTTGGATTTTGCTGATGAGTTGCACATTACCGATCCTCGTGAAGTCATCTCTATTTGTCTCTCTGGACAGGATGATTTACTAACTAAACAATACCAATCAGACTATCGAGCTACTACCGAACAATGA
- a CDS encoding tetratricopeptide repeat protein has product MNSIKLPDIDELIEKSLDKALFLMQNNYLHDADILLQQLLKVDKLNARGMQLLGLIKHKQKEYGDAIALFVKILQIDPSNAENHNNISLAYACMGFIDKAIDHANKATELNPNNSYYYSNLGLHYRQKNNIPKAIECFEKSIAIEPNYYAWTNIGSIYGFLKDLSKAESCFKEAIALNPEHHPSYVDLAHVYFLQGKYNDAWPLYEHRLEFFPPALAFRKVYPDAKRWDFVCKFDDNLYKKQNLKNKKLALYCEQGIGDFIQFFRFASLLKDVSLCIHTPAGLQSLIRQNTTAEIKDVFKPEEYDYHCSMISLPHLFGGGSLDYLFGNSTPPYLRCEKKANLSNYSELKIGIAWAGNPQHPGDRARSCNLEHFKKIQAIPNVKLFGLQKETGPRKYAGDNQATDLTINCEGMGIIDLSQHIESFEDTAAFIDAMDLIISVDTAILHLAGAMGKKTWAVLPYSPDWRWGTDGDTTRWYPSMRLYRQTNPSNWGEVFDRMAQDLC; this is encoded by the coding sequence ATGAATTCCATAAAATTACCAGATATAGACGAATTGATAGAAAAGTCTTTAGACAAAGCACTTTTTTTAATGCAAAACAATTATTTGCACGATGCAGATATTTTACTTCAACAATTATTAAAGGTAGACAAACTCAATGCTCGTGGAATGCAGTTATTGGGATTGATTAAACACAAACAAAAAGAATATGGAGATGCCATTGCTTTGTTTGTCAAAATTCTGCAAATTGATCCTAGTAATGCAGAAAATCACAACAATATATCACTTGCTTATGCTTGCATGGGATTTATAGACAAGGCCATCGATCATGCCAATAAAGCGACAGAACTAAATCCTAACAACAGTTATTATTACAGCAATTTGGGATTACATTATCGTCAAAAGAACAACATCCCCAAAGCGATAGAATGTTTTGAGAAGTCCATAGCTATAGAGCCAAATTATTATGCCTGGACTAATATTGGTTCAATTTATGGATTTTTAAAGGATTTATCAAAAGCCGAAAGTTGTTTTAAAGAAGCTATTGCTCTAAATCCTGAGCACCACCCATCTTATGTGGATTTGGCACACGTTTATTTTTTACAAGGCAAATATAATGACGCATGGCCATTGTATGAACATCGATTAGAGTTTTTTCCGCCAGCCTTAGCCTTTAGAAAAGTCTATCCAGATGCCAAAAGATGGGATTTCGTTTGCAAATTTGATGACAATTTGTATAAAAAACAAAACCTAAAGAATAAGAAGCTGGCATTGTATTGTGAGCAAGGCATTGGAGATTTTATTCAATTTTTTAGATTCGCCTCTCTCTTGAAAGATGTTTCCCTTTGTATTCATACGCCCGCTGGTTTGCAATCCTTGATTCGACAGAACACAACAGCAGAAATAAAGGATGTGTTTAAACCAGAAGAATATGATTATCATTGCTCAATGATAAGCTTGCCGCATCTCTTTGGTGGCGGCAGCCTTGATTACCTTTTTGGCAACAGCACACCTCCTTATCTTCGTTGTGAAAAGAAAGCAAACCTAAGCAATTATTCAGAATTAAAAATAGGCATCGCCTGGGCAGGCAACCCGCAACACCCTGGTGATCGAGCACGTTCCTGTAATTTGGAACATTTTAAAAAAATTCAAGCAATTCCAAATGTCAAGTTATTTGGACTGCAAAAAGAAACGGGGCCAAGAAAATATGCCGGGGACAATCAAGCAACTGACCTCACAATAAATTGCGAAGGCATGGGAATTATAGATTTATCCCAGCATATTGAAAGTTTCGAGGACACAGCGGCCTTCATTGATGCAATGGATTTAATCATATCGGTAGATACAGCAATTCTTCATTTAGCTGGGGCTATGGGCAAAAAAACATGGGCTGTTTTGCCCTATAGTCCAGATTGGCGATGGGGAACAGATGGAGATACAACACGTTGGTATCCCAGCATGAGGCTTTATAGACAAACAAATCCATCAAACTGGGGTGAGGTATTTGATCGAATGGCTCAAGATTTATGTTAA
- a CDS encoding alpha/beta hydrolase: MTRYHYYASQWLGRGQPFDSMPNDMGFHNLWRPQSRAEFYPPTLEKRWIKYNKWNHDSCVLCLPGRGNHGQELASAYKRQGVKSFIVGITPTIRSWYPMPNGINDQEEAVKGVMPAMAVIEEVLKLIENKRGIPRNRIVLVGHSAGAVMAIMTAVMSPTPFAGVISHNGAILDPEAVPQCNCPDTPFFLAHSRDDLIFEWQERFIPMFTALKNKGYKIYTDIEKDAGHCVTRRQFQIGKYLIEACLKQPTSP; encoded by the coding sequence ATGACAAGATATCACTATTATGCCAGTCAATGGCTGGGACGAGGGCAGCCATTTGACAGCATGCCTAATGACATGGGATTCCACAATCTGTGGCGTCCGCAAAGCCGTGCTGAATTTTATCCACCCACCTTGGAAAAACGCTGGATTAAATACAATAAGTGGAATCATGACTCTTGTGTGCTTTGTTTGCCTGGGCGTGGCAATCATGGGCAGGAATTAGCTTCTGCGTACAAACGACAAGGAGTAAAATCTTTTATCGTTGGAATAACACCCACAATTCGTTCTTGGTATCCTATGCCCAATGGCATCAACGACCAAGAAGAGGCAGTCAAAGGCGTAATGCCAGCAATGGCTGTGATAGAAGAAGTGTTGAAACTCATTGAAAACAAACGTGGTATTCCACGGAATAGAATTGTGCTGGTAGGGCACTCAGCAGGGGCAGTTATGGCTATTATGACTGCTGTAATGAGCCCAACTCCCTTTGCTGGTGTGATTTCTCACAACGGGGCTATTTTGGACCCAGAAGCTGTGCCGCAATGTAATTGTCCTGACACCCCATTCTTTCTGGCACACAGTAGGGATGATCTTATTTTTGAGTGGCAAGAACGTTTCATCCCTATGTTTACTGCCCTGAAAAACAAAGGGTACAAAATCTACACAGATATTGAAAAAGATGCTGGGCATTGCGTGACTAGGCGACAATTTCAAATTGGCAAATATTTAATAGAGGCTTGTTTAAAACAACCGACTAGTCCCTAA
- a CDS encoding S8 family peptidase — MSENPEVKKEEKKSKLENKFKLFPIIKEEILTLADVKEKSGWSISAFNLPEIWKHCAGEGVVVAVVDCGCQLDHPCLINNLVPGKNFICPGKEPWDDSVLGHGTHVAGIICGQCGIGVAEKAKVMPIKVLDKYGSGSYGIVADGIRWAVDNGADIICLSLGSPNPIQQVRKAIQYAHKRNIPVFVAAGNSGFTSDVFYPAAYPETIAIGSIDENLDRSQFSCTGKNLDFMAPGEKILSTVPKNWYAMLSGTSMATPWVAGIAALLLSAHKQKKLNFPLTTVRDYYKAFKNHTTPIKDQLKDKSFYQGFGIIDPQQLLEHLH, encoded by the coding sequence ATGTCAGAAAACCCAGAGGTAAAAAAAGAGGAAAAAAAATCTAAGCTTGAAAATAAATTCAAATTATTTCCCATTATTAAGGAAGAAATTTTAACTTTAGCTGATGTAAAAGAAAAGTCAGGATGGTCAATTTCAGCTTTTAATTTACCAGAAATATGGAAACACTGTGCAGGCGAAGGAGTTGTGGTCGCTGTCGTGGATTGTGGATGTCAATTAGATCATCCATGTCTTATAAACAATTTAGTGCCAGGAAAAAATTTCATTTGTCCTGGTAAAGAACCTTGGGATGATAGCGTTCTTGGTCACGGCACCCATGTGGCGGGTATTATTTGCGGACAATGTGGAATAGGTGTGGCGGAAAAAGCAAAAGTAATGCCCATAAAGGTGTTGGACAAATATGGTTCTGGTAGTTATGGAATAGTAGCCGATGGTATTCGGTGGGCTGTTGATAATGGTGCAGATATTATTTGTTTGTCTTTAGGCTCTCCTAACCCTATTCAGCAAGTTCGCAAAGCTATTCAATATGCACACAAAAGAAATATTCCAGTATTTGTGGCTGCTGGAAATTCTGGATTTACATCGGATGTGTTTTATCCTGCCGCTTATCCTGAAACTATTGCTATTGGATCAATTGATGAAAACCTTGACAGATCACAATTTAGTTGTACTGGTAAGAATTTAGATTTTATGGCCCCAGGCGAAAAAATTCTTTCTACGGTCCCCAAAAACTGGTACGCTATGCTTTCTGGCACTTCGATGGCCACTCCGTGGGTAGCCGGTATTGCAGCACTATTGTTATCGGCTCATAAGCAAAAAAAATTAAACTTTCCGCTAACAACAGTAAGAGATTATTATAAGGCTTTTAAGAATCATACCACCCCCATCAAAGATCAATTAAAAGATAAAAGTTTTTACCAAGGGTTTGGAATAATTGATCCTCAGCAACTTTTGGAACATTTGCACTAA
- a CDS encoding class I SAM-dependent methyltransferase, with the protein MNILMNYKGETYPEYIRSEHAANFILPFAEKFCSGDGLDIGGLINCHFPGAKIINILNHDGYDAYNLPDGKYDYIFSSHTLEHVDNYVKALEYWITFLQPSGVLFLYLPHPDMEYWLPQNNRKHLHSFVPAATVKLLKDLGFKNVVHSERDLYWSFSVVGIGL; encoded by the coding sequence ATGAATATTTTAATGAACTATAAAGGCGAAACCTATCCAGAATACATTCGCAGCGAACATGCTGCGAACTTTATTCTGCCATTTGCTGAAAAATTCTGTAGTGGGGATGGATTGGATATTGGGGGACTGATTAATTGTCATTTCCCAGGTGCTAAAATTATCAACATTCTAAATCATGATGGCTACGATGCCTACAATTTGCCGGATGGAAAATATGATTATATTTTTAGTTCTCACACACTTGAACATGTTGATAATTACGTAAAAGCATTAGAATATTGGATAACATTTTTGCAACCTTCCGGTGTATTATTTCTATATTTGCCACATCCTGATATGGAATACTGGCTTCCGCAAAACAACAGAAAACACTTGCATTCTTTTGTTCCCGCCGCTACGGTAAAACTCCTAAAAGATTTGGGGTTCAAAAATGTGGTGCATAGCGAGCGTGATTTATATTGGTCATTTTCTGTTGTGGGTATTGGATTATAA
- a CDS encoding B12-binding domain-containing radical SAM protein has product MKFTFVIPDMSWLYDYKAQFSLGILYIAAALKSQGIETKIFDTNADNAENIEDSDVFCFSAVHPTYLSCVEIAKKIKLKHNKQIIIGGPAATLSKDTIDPVFDSVFVGQAEDTILDYVKDFENNSIKKFYTQSKNVDINSLLPLREILPISYIKTDSIFSSGTSFKDGGSTSIMFSRGCPFNCAFCSSVKLYNRKINFRSLESIKKEITQIKEVYGIHQFRVQDDTFTINRKYLKSLAELLKDLDIYYRCSTRIDAIDDETMSWLYDSGCREIGIGIEAADNSVLAKMSKGITVEQAKNAMLAMKKYPIKIRQFFMIGLPYDSEETVDANIRFIEETKPDNVVVGRFIPFPGSDMYEHKSEHNIRLIKTNTCMNIGRHLDINPNIHRHDIDEDSHLKIMKRFFDYLVSRNFI; this is encoded by the coding sequence ATGAAATTTACATTCGTAATTCCAGACATGTCGTGGCTCTACGATTACAAAGCACAGTTTTCTCTGGGAATATTGTATATTGCGGCGGCTTTGAAATCACAAGGAATAGAGACAAAGATTTTTGACACTAATGCAGATAACGCTGAAAACATAGAAGATAGCGATGTTTTTTGCTTCTCAGCAGTGCATCCGACTTATTTAAGCTGTGTTGAGATTGCTAAAAAAATCAAATTAAAACACAACAAGCAAATAATCATAGGTGGCCCAGCAGCCACCTTGTCCAAAGACACTATTGATCCTGTTTTTGATTCTGTATTTGTTGGACAAGCCGAAGACACCATTCTGGATTATGTGAAGGATTTTGAAAACAATTCAATAAAAAAATTCTATACTCAATCTAAAAATGTTGATATAAACTCATTGCTGCCGTTGCGGGAAATTTTGCCAATAAGTTATATAAAAACAGATTCAATTTTTAGTTCCGGCACATCATTCAAAGATGGCGGCTCTACTTCCATAATGTTTAGCAGGGGCTGTCCTTTTAATTGTGCTTTTTGCTCAAGCGTTAAATTGTATAACAGAAAAATAAACTTCAGATCACTTGAATCAATTAAAAAAGAAATCACACAAATCAAAGAAGTCTATGGAATTCATCAATTCAGAGTTCAAGATGATACATTTACGATTAATAGAAAATACTTAAAAAGTCTTGCTGAATTGCTAAAGGATTTGGACATTTATTACAGATGCTCTACCAGAATTGACGCCATTGATGATGAAACAATGTCTTGGCTATATGATTCAGGTTGCCGTGAAATAGGGATTGGTATTGAAGCAGCAGATAATTCTGTCCTCGCAAAGATGAGCAAGGGCATTACAGTAGAGCAGGCAAAAAATGCAATGCTTGCTATGAAAAAATATCCAATAAAAATAAGGCAATTCTTTATGATAGGATTGCCTTACGATTCAGAAGAAACTGTTGATGCAAACATTAGATTTATAGAAGAAACAAAACCTGATAATGTGGTTGTGGGCAGATTCATTCCATTTCCAGGCAGCGACATGTATGAACATAAAAGTGAGCACAATATCAGGCTTATTAAAACAAACACCTGCATGAATATTGGCAGACATCTAGATATAAATCCAAACATTCATAGACATGACATAGATGAAGACAGTCACCTAAAGATAATGAAACGCTTTTTTGATTATTTGGTAAGCAGGAATTTCATATGA
- a CDS encoding FkbM family methyltransferase, with protein sequence MRKINVANRQFFISPSHYPLFWDRVENNTWEPITYQILNRYVNPNKDYIDIGAWIGPTILYAAQIAKRSFAIEPDPVAYQKLLENVALNNFPITTNCCAISDTNETLKLGTHECFGDSMSSIMVQTGDLVDVTGITIEEFVKKNDIDCGFIKIDIEGGEVKILPSFASYLSKIKPILYVSFHDYWFCGTDTQPMLDTLKIYNYILDENMQQVDMNFVARNLRNAFLFMDK encoded by the coding sequence ATGAGAAAAATAAATGTTGCTAATCGTCAATTTTTTATATCCCCATCTCACTATCCTTTATTTTGGGATAGAGTAGAAAACAACACCTGGGAGCCGATTACTTATCAAATATTAAATAGATATGTGAATCCAAACAAAGATTACATTGATATTGGGGCATGGATTGGTCCAACAATTTTATATGCTGCACAGATCGCAAAGCGAAGTTTTGCAATCGAGCCCGATCCGGTTGCTTATCAAAAATTACTTGAAAATGTTGCATTAAATAATTTTCCAATTACAACAAATTGTTGTGCCATATCTGATACTAATGAAACATTAAAGCTTGGCACACACGAATGTTTTGGTGATTCTATGTCTAGTATAATGGTGCAAACTGGTGATCTTGTCGATGTAACCGGCATTACCATTGAAGAATTTGTAAAAAAGAATGACATTGATTGTGGGTTTATCAAAATTGACATAGAAGGAGGGGAAGTTAAAATATTGCCATCTTTTGCGTCATACTTATCTAAGATTAAACCAATCCTGTATGTGTCTTTTCATGATTATTGGTTTTGCGGAACAGACACACAACCAATGTTGGATACTTTAAAAATTTATAATTATATTTTGGATGAAAACATGCAACAAGTTGATATGAATTTTGTTGCACGCAATCTTCGTAACGCATTTTTGTTTATGGATAAATAA
- a CDS encoding glycosyltransferase — translation MKKIVQIMSILLKNHTLRIHEVILQKIGLVITTYNRPDYLKRTIDSLSHSFFPAGSEIYIIDDNSNAQTKQIIKSCNIGVKTIKTYNPKNKGMFYGLKTGFTYFYESGFDIISNIDSDAIVKPYWLIILNQLLKEFPESIISGFNAHQHHFVLETFNKYYVKNSIGGINLFFNRNLCPFILPYLTSNQWDWELSAGMRERKISLIVTKPSVIDHIGGESSLGHKGADVAKDFQK, via the coding sequence TCATGAGTATTTTGTTGAAAAACCACACATTACGCATACATGAGGTGATTTTGCAAAAAATAGGATTAGTAATTACAACATATAATCGCCCGGATTACTTAAAGAGAACAATTGATTCGTTGTCGCACAGTTTTTTTCCTGCGGGATCGGAGATTTATATTATTGATGACAATAGCAATGCACAAACTAAGCAAATAATAAAATCTTGCAACATAGGAGTAAAGACAATAAAAACATACAATCCTAAAAACAAGGGTATGTTTTATGGATTAAAAACTGGGTTTACCTATTTTTATGAATCTGGATTTGACATAATTAGCAATATAGACTCTGATGCCATTGTGAAACCATATTGGCTCATTATTTTAAATCAATTGTTAAAAGAATTTCCAGAAAGCATTATTTCTGGATTTAATGCTCATCAACATCATTTTGTATTGGAAACATTTAACAAATATTATGTAAAAAATAGTATAGGTGGAATTAATTTGTTTTTTAATAGAAATTTGTGCCCTTTTATTTTACCTTATTTAACTAGCAATCAGTGGGATTGGGAATTAAGTGCTGGAATGAGAGAGAGAAAAATTTCATTAATTGTCACAAAACCCTCTGTCATAGATCATATTGGTGGCGAAAGCTCTTTAGGACATAAAGGGGCCGACGTTGCAAAGGATTTTCAAAAATGA